From the genome of Vicia villosa cultivar HV-30 ecotype Madison, WI linkage group LG2, Vvil1.0, whole genome shotgun sequence, one region includes:
- the LOC131648621 gene encoding uncharacterized protein LOC131648621: MTKAKRRVGQPKSTAAAPPGSAEPKASSSATQAQPDVIETIVIKAPEQRRSPSPVPAKSDLTKEATKPWVEVIQGNRNLNRGMVVEFVAPQLINGQEKILIDDGDVEDEIRYWENAVILFALGETLSMHAVKSFMEKNWNFVSLPELYFNEAGYFIVRFKDSEDQSKVMEQGPYFIYGKPLFLKYWTMDFELKANLLRVLPLWITLPNLPLYLWGRKSISKITSALGRPITTDECTTRKLCISYARVLVEVDITRPMKETISIQDHSGKEWEQKVEYEWRPKYCQTCLKIGHDCSLKKPTDSTRRRVRCLFHNEENTEKPEEIPPELSVIVHRDDAEVNGSLI; the protein is encoded by the exons ATGACCAAAGCAAAACGGCGCGTCGGCCAGCCGAAATCTACGGCGGCGGCGCCCCCCGGATCAGCGGAACCTAAAGCATCTTCTTCAGCAACACAGGCACAACCAGATGTTATCGAAACAATTGTCATCAAAGCCCCGGAACAAAGAAGATCCCCTTCTCCGGTGCCTGCGAAATCGGACCTAACGAAGGAAGCAACGAAACCATGGGTGGAAGTTATTCAAGGCAACAGGAATCTTAATAGGGGAATGGTTGTTGAGTTCGTAGCACCACAACTCATCAATGGCCAAGAGAAGATTCTCATCGATGATGGCGATGTGGAGGATGAAATTAGGTATTGGGAAAATGCGGTTATCCTCTTTGCTCTGGGGGAAACGCTTTCTATGCACGCGGTTAAGAGCTTCATGGAGAAGAATTGGAATTTCGTGTCTCTCCCTGAACTATATTTCAACGAGGCTGGATATTTCATTGTTAGGTTCAAGGACTCAGAAGACCAGAGCAAAGTTATGGAGCAAGGCCCTTACTTCATCTACGGTAAACCTTTATTCCTAAAATACTGGACTATGGATTTTGAACTGAAAGCAAATCTTCTTAGAGTCCTACCCTTATGGATCACTTTACCGAACCTACCTTTGTACCTTTGGGGGAGGAAAAGTATCTCCAAGATTACTAGCGCGTTGGGAAGGCCTATCACAACTGATGAATGCACAACACGCAAATTGTGTATCTCTTATGCCCGGGTTTTAGTGGAAGTAGATATCACTAGACCTATGAAGGAAACCATCAGTATTCAGGATCACAGTGGAAAAGAATGGGAACAGAAAGTTGAATATGAGTGGAGACCTAAATACTGTCAAACCTGTCTGAAGATTGGACATGATTGCTCATTGAAGAAACCCACAG ATTCAACACGGAGACGAGTTCGATGTCTTTTCCACAACGAAGAGAACACCGAGAAACCCGAAGAAATTCCTCCAGAGCTCAG TGTTATTGTACACAGAGATGATGCGGAGGTGAATGGTTCATTGATTTGA